The following DNA comes from Sphingopyxis sp. BSN-002.
TCGGCATGGAGCACAGCTATGTGCTCGCGATCGAAAAGCTGCTCGATCTCGAGGTGCCGGCGCGCGCGCAATATCTGCGCACGATGTTCGCCGAGCTGACGCGCATCTGCAATCACATGCTCAACATCGGGTCGCACGTCATGGACGTCGGCGCGATGACGCCTAACCTCTGGGTGTTCGAGCTGCGCGAGGATTGCCTGAACTTCTTCGAGCGCGCCTCGGGCGCACGCATGCATAGCGCCTATTTCCGTCCGGGCGGCGTCCACCAGGATGTTCCGGAGCGGCTGCTTTACGACATCGGCGAATGGGTCGAGAAGCGCCTGCCGAAGCTGTTCGGCGACGCGATGAGCCTCGTCATCGACAACCGCATCTTCAAGCAGCGCAACGTCGATATCGCGACGGTGTCGAAGGAAGACGCGCTGGCTTGGGGCTTCTCGGGCCCGATGATCCGCGGCAGCGGCATCGCATGGGATTTGCGCAAGTCGCAGCCCTATGACGCCTATGCGGCGATGGAGTTCGACATTCCCGTCGGCACGCGCGGCGACTGCTACGACCGTTTCATGGTCCGCGTGCAGGAAGTCTATCAGTCGGCGCGCATCATCAAGCAGTGCCTCAGTGACATGCCCACCGGCCCGATCGCCAGCCTCGACCGCAAGGTCGTCCCGCCGAAGCGCGGCGAGATGAAGCAGTCGATGGAATCGCTGATCCATCACTTCAAGCTCTATACCGAGGGCTTCCACGTCCCCGCGGGCGAAGTCTATGTCGCGACCGAAAGCCCGAAGGGCGAGTTCGGCGTTTATCTCGTCAGCGACGGCACCAACAAGCCGTACCGCTGCAAGATCCGCCCGACGGCGTTTTCGCACCTGCAGGCGATGGACATGATGTCGAAGGGCCATATGCTCGCCGACACCACCGCGATCATCGGCGCGATCGACGTCGTGTTCGGGGAGTGCGACCGGTGAGTTCCTCACCCGCTGAAATAGCGCAGGCCGAATACGAAGGCCTGATTTTTGGAACCTATGCGACGTGGGTTATCCTTCTCGTTGGGGGAATCGTCGTGGGGCGCATTCTCGCCAAGCGCAAAGGTGTACGGATGGTTTGGTGGCCGGTTCTGGTTACAGTGATTTTTTCCGGGCTGGGAATGATCGGATTTGATCCATCTGAAAAAAAACGAGAAGTGTTCAAAAACTACGGGGTTGAAGTAGATGGCTGACGCACCCCAAATTCCCGACGAAGCCGAAGTCCGCGCGCGCTGGGGCGCTTTTGCGTGGACGAAGGAAAATGCTGAACAGGCGAAGACCGTCATCGCGCGCTACCCCGCAGGGCGTCAGCGTTCGGCGGTGATGCCGCTGCTCGACCTCGCGCAGCGCCAGGTCGGTGCCGAGACGCAGACGCAGGGCTGGCTGCCCGTGCCGGTGATCGAGTTCGTCGCGGCTGAGCTCGATATGCCGTTCATCCGCGCCTATGAGGTCGCGACCTTCTACACCATGTACAATATGGCGCCGGTCGGCCGCTATCATGTGCAGGTTTGCGGGACGACGCCGTGCCTGCTGCGCGGGTCGGACGACGTCATGGCGGCATGCAAGAACCGCGGCATGACGAAGGGCAAGACCACGCCCGACGGCCTGTTCACGCTGACCGAGGTCGAATGCATGGGCACCTGCACGAACGCGCCGATGGTCCAGATCAACGACGATAATTACGAAGACCTCGACTATGACTCGATGGTCCGCATCCTCGACGATCTGGCCGCGGGCAAGCAGCCGAAGACAGGCCCCCAGAACCCCAAGCGTTACACCAGCGAGCCCGAAGGCGGCCCGACGACGCTGAAGGAAATGGTCAAGGCCAACCACGACTATCGGAAGGAGTGGTAAGCCATGCTCGCCGATAAGGATCGCATTTTCACCAATCTCTATGGCTTCCAGCCGTGGAACCTCAAATCCGCGCAGGCGCGCGGCGATTGGGACAAGACGAAGGACCTGATGAAGCGCGGCCAGGACGCGATCATCGAGGAAATCAAGGCATCGGGGCTGCGCGGCCGCGGCGGCGCGGGCTTCCCGACGGGGCTCAAGTGGAGCTTCATGCCGAAGGAGCCGCGCGCCGACCGGCCGAGCTTCCTTGTCATTAACGCCGACGAATCCGAGCCGGGTTCGTGCAAGGACCGCGAGATCATTCGCCACGATCCGCACAAGCTGATCGAGGGCGCGCTGATCGCGGGCTATGCGATGCGCGCGCGCGCCGCCTACATCTACATCCGCGGCGAGTTCATCCGCGAGGCCGAGACGCTGTTTGCCGCTGTGCAGGAGGCGTATGACGCCGGCCTGCTCGGCAAGAACGCCGCCAAGTCGGGCTACGACTTCGACGTCTTCGTCCATCGCGGCGCCGGCGCATACATTTGCGGCGAAGAAACCGCGATGATCGAAAGCCTCGAAGGCAAGAAGGGCCAGCCGCGCCTGAAACCGCCGTTCCCGGCGGGCGCGGGCCTCTATGGCTGCCCGACGACGGTCAATAATGTCGAGAGCATCGCGGTTGTGCCGACGATCCTGCGACGCGGCGCGTCGTGGTTCTCGTCCTTCGGGCGCGAGAACAACAAGGGCACCAAGCTTTTCCAGATCTCGGGCCATGTCGAGCGCCCGTGCGTCGTCGAGGAAGAGATGGGAATCACCTTCCGCGAGCTGATCGAAAAGCATTGCGGCGGCATTCGCGGCGGCTGGGACAATCTGCTTGCGGTGATTCCCGGCGGCTCGTCGGTGCCCCTCGTTCCGGCGGCCGAGATCATGGACGCGCCGATGGACTTCGATGGCCTTAAAGCCGTCGGATCGGGTCTAGGCACTGCGGCCGCGATCGTGATGGACAAGTCGACCGACGTCGTTCAGGCGATCAGCCGCATCAGTTACTTCTACAAGCATGAAAGCTGTGGCCAGTGCACGCCGTGCCGCGAGGGCACCGGCTGGATGTGGCGCGTCATGGAGCGCCTGCGCACGGGCGACGCCGACATCAGCGAGATCGACACGCTGTTCGATGTGACGAAACAGGTCGAAGGCCACACCATCTGCGCGCTCGGCGATGCTGCAGCATGGCCGATCCAGGGCCTGATCAAGCATTTCCGTCCGGAGATCGAACGCCGCATTCGCGAGAACGGCGGCGCGCTGGAGGCAGCCGAATGAGGACGACGCTTCTTTTGCTCATGGCCGGTGCCGCCCTGTCGGCGACCCCGGCTTTCGCCCAGCGCGAAGTTCAGGCGGCGAATGCGAACCCGTTCGACCAGACGCTGATGGCCAACGCGGTCCGGTCCGGTTCCGACGACAAGGACGACAAGGACGATACTGCGCCGAAGATCGATCCGCTCGCTGCACAGGCGATCTATAATTTCGCGGGCTGCGTCGTCGAGATCAGCCGTCCGGGTGCGGTCAAGCTGCTTTCGAAGGATTATCGGTCGAAGGATTATCAGGAAGATATCCGCAAGATCGCCAAGGGGCATGAGCGCTGCGCGCCGAACAGCAAGCTTGGCTTTTCGGGGCTCGTCTTTGCCGGCAATCTTGCCGAGCATCTGCTGGCCGACCAGTTCACCGATGCGGCGCTTGCGACCGATCTCGGCCGTGACCGTACGGCGACACCGATCACCGCGCGCGGCACGCTGGAGACGATCTCGATGTGCATCGTGATGTCGGCTCCGCAGCAGAGCGTCGCGCTGTTCGACACCGAAGTGATGAGCGACGCCGAGCGCGACGCGATGAAGGCGCTTGCGCCCCAGCTTTCGGCCTGCATCAGGCAGGGCACCGAGTTCCGCACCAACCGCGTCGGGCTGCGCGCGCTGATGGCGCTCGCTGCCTACCGTGTGGCCGTGACGAGCAAAGAAGGATCGGCGGGCTGATGCGCGGTATTTCTCTCGGCGGTGTGGAGATTGCGGAGTGATGTTGCGCAATCTCTTCAGTGCATTGGCGGCACTGTCCCTGTTCGCAGGAGGCGTCATGCTGGGTTCCAACACGGAGCCTTTCCGGCGCGGATATATATCCGGCGGAGAGTTTCTGCTGTGGCCGGCTGTTTTGGTTGGCGTTTGGGCGGTGTTGACCTGGTTCAAAAAACGCATCGGCGTGCGCGCCGAACTGGTGGAGCGTTTCAAATGATTGGTCGTTCGCTCAACCTTAGAGAAATCAAGGTATTCTGCTGATGCCTAAAGTAACTGTAGATGGTGTAGAACTCGACGTTCCGCAGGGCGCGACCGTCCTGCAGGCGTGCGAGATGGCGGGGAAGGAAATTCCGCGCTTCTGCTACCACGAACGCCTGTCGATCGCCGGCAATTGCCGCATGTGCCTTGTCGAAGTCGCACCGGGGCCGCCGAAGCCGCAGGCGTCGTGTGCGCTGCCGACCGCCGAGGGCCAGATCATCAAGACCGACAGCCCGATGGTGAAGAAGGCGCGCGAAGGGGTGATGGAGTTCCTCCTCATCAACCACCCGCTCGACTGCCCGATCTGTGACCAGGGCGGCGAATGCGATTTGCAGGACCAGTCGGTCGCCTATGGCCGCGGCGCGACGCGCTATGACGAGAACAAGCGCGCGGTGACCGAGAAATATATGGGTCCGATCGTCAAAACGGTGATGACCCGCTGTATCCAGTGCACGCGCTGCGTCCGCTTCGCGGAGGAAGTCGCGGGCGTGGAAGATATCGGCGCAATCTATCGCGGCGAGAATATGCAGATCACCTCGTACCTCGAGCACGCGGTCGCGAGCGAGCTGTCGGGCAATATCGTCGATCTGTGCCCGGTCGGCGCGCTGACGTCCAAGCCCTATGCATTCGAAGCGCGGCCGTGGGAGCTCACCAAGACGCTGGGCATCGACATGATGGACGCGGTCGGCACCAATGTCCGCATCGATAGCCGCGGTCGTCAAGTGTTGCGCGTCCTGCCGCGCGTCAACGACGATGTGAACGAGGAATGGGCAAGCGACAAGACGCGCCACCATGTCGATGGCCTGATCCGCCGCCGTCTCGACCGTCCCTATGTGCGCAAGGGCGGCCAGCTGGTCGAAGCAACGTGGGCCGAAGCTTTCGACGCGATCAAGGCCGCGAAGGCGGGCAAGTCGGTCGCCGCGATCGCGGGCGACCTCGTCGATTGCGAAACGATGTTCGCGGCGAAGACGCTGGTGAACGCGCTGGGTTCGGACCTGCTCGAAGGGCGCCAGACCGGGCTCGACTATGATGTGTCCAGCCTCTCGGCGGTCAATTTCAACACCACCATCGCCGAGGCCGAGAATGCCGACGTCATCCTGCTGGTCGGCACGAACCTGCGCTGGGAAGCGCCGCTGATCAACACGCGCATCCGCAAGGCGGCGTGGAAGAAGGGCGCAAAGGTTTTCGCGATCGGGCCCGAAAAGGACCAGACCTACAAGGTCAGCTGGCTCGGCGACGACGCCTCGCTCGTCGCGAAGCTGCCTGCGGCGGCGCTCGACGCGCTGAAGGGCGCCGAACGCCCGCTGATCATCGTCGGCGGCGGCGGTCTCGCGGTTCCCGGCGTCCACGGCGCGGCGCTCGCGCTCGCCAAGTCTGTGAATGCAGTCAAGGACGGCTGGAACGGCTTCAGCGTCGTCCATATGGCGGCGAGCCGCATGGGCGGGCTGATGCTTGGCTACGCACAGGCAGGCGGCATCAAGGATGTCGTCGCGGCGCAGCCGAAGCTCGCTTTCTTCCTCGGCGCCGACGAGGTCGATTTCACCGCCTTCGACAAGACGCTGAAGGTCTATGTCGGCCATCATGGCGACAAGGGCGCGCATGCCGCCGACGTCATTCTGCCTGCCGCGGCATGGACCGAAAAGGACTTCACGACGGTCAACACCGAGGGCCGCGTCCAGCGCAGCGAGAAGGCCGTGTTCGCACCCGGCGACGCGCGTGAGGACTGGAGCATTTTCCGCGCGCTCGCCGATGCGCTCGGCGTGTCGGTCGGTTTCGACAGCTTCGAGCAGTGCCGCGCGGCGATGATCGCGGCGGTCCCCGCACTCGGCACCGAAGGTCTTGCCGGCTATGGCTGGTCGGTGCCCAAGCTGGCTGCCAAGCCCGAAGCGCGTGCGATCCCGTCGCCGATCAAGGATTTCTATCTCACCAACGCCATCTGCCGCGCGTCGCCGACGATGCAGCGCTGCTCGGACGAACTCGTCCATGGCGCAGACATTGCGGAGGCGGCGGAATGATCCACGCACCTATCGTCGCCGGCGCACTGTTCGTCGGCATGGGCTATGCCGTCTGGCGTGGCTTCAATCCGAAGAGCAAGTCCGAAAAGCCCGGCCCGCATAACGGCTGGCGGAACCAGGACGGGGCAGGGAAATGACGCTCACCGATATTCCTTCGGTTGCAGTGTTTGGTGCCTGCATGGTTGCCTTTGCGTTCTGGCGCGTGTTTCGCCGCGACCGGCGTTTCCGGTCGGGTCCGCACAACAACTGGAGAAACCCCGAGTTCTCGGCTGTCGAAGGAGCCAGAACGACCTCTGAAGGGACGCTTCGAACTACGGGATCGACCGCACCTACTGGCTACCCGGGTGAAGGATAAGGGCCGCGAATGACCGAGACTTTCATCTCTTGGGGCATGGACCCTAACTGGGCTTGGGGCGTCGCGACGATTTGCGGCATCCTGCTGATAGCGCTGCCGCTGATGCTGGCGGTCGCGATGATCATCTATGCCGATCGCAAGATCTGGGCGGCGATCGCGCTGCGCCGCGGTCCGAACGTCGTCGGTCCCTTCGGCCTGCTCCAGAGCTTTGCCGACGGCCTGAAGGTGTTCCTGCAGGAAACGATCATCCCGACATCGGCCAACCGCGGGCTGTTCCTGATCGCGCCGATCATCACCTTCACCGTCGCGCTGATGGCGTGGGCGGTGATCCCGTTCAATTCGGGCGCGGTGCTTGCCGACATCAACGTCGGATTGCTCTACATCCTCGCGATTTCGTCGCTTGGCGTGTACGGGGTTATCCTGTCGGGCTGGGCTTCGAACTCGAAATATCCCTTCTTTTCGGCGATGCGCGCGTCGGCCCAGATGATTTCCTATGAAGTCTCGATCGGGTTCATCCTGATCGGCGTCGTGCTCTTCGCCGACAGCTTCAACATGAACGATATCGTCAAGGCGCAGGGCGGCGACGGCGCGGCGCTGGGCCTGTTCCAGGGCTTCGGCTTCTATCCGATCATGTTCCCGCTCGCGATTATGTTCCTGATCTCGGCGCTCGCCGAAACCGCGCGCGCGCCGTTCGACCTGACCGAGGCCGAAAGCGAACTCGTCGCGGGGTATCAGACCGAATATTCGTCGATGAGCTTCGCGCTCTTCTGGCTCGGCGAATATGCCAACGTCCTCCTGATGTGCACGCTCAACGCGGTGCTCTTCTGGGGCGGCTGGCTGCCGCCGATCGACTGGGCGCCGCTCTATGTCGTCCCGGGCATCGTCTGGCTGTTCGCGAAGATCCTGTTCTTCTTCTTCGTCTTCAGCTGGGTGAAGGCGACGGTCCCGCGCTACCGCTATGACCAGCTGATGCGGCTGGGCTGGAAAATCTTCCTGCCGCTCTCGCTCTTCTGGGTCTTCCTGGTATCCGGCTGGCTGATGCTGACGAGGTACGCGGCATGAGTTTCGCCCTTGCCACATCGGCAGCCGCTCTATTGCTGGACGTGGTGCCGCCGCCGCCGCCCTGGAGCCCCGAGGCCTATCCGGAGTATGAAGCCTCCTGTCACCTTGTCGACGCCAACGGCGCGACAAGGCACGGCCGCCTCGTCGTCAGCGGGCAGGAAGCCGACAGGATGTTCGATCTGAAGTTTGCCGAAGAAGGCTCGTTTCAGGATCATTTTGCCGGAAAATCATCTCCCGTGCCCCGGCAGCGGGGAAGCTTCGACGGTGTGCCGATGTATGAGCTCGTGGAGTTCCTGCCGGAATATCGGAACAGCCATCGCGAGGGCGGGAAGGACTTTACCAGCGTTACCGTCGTCGGCAATTTTCCCGATCCGGTGAACTTGTCCATTCAGGTCAGGAATAGTGCCGTTCCTCCGGGTGTGGGGAGCGACCTGGCCGCAGGTCTTTGCCGGATTTCAAATCTCAAGACAGGTGTTCGGAAATGAACGTCGCCCATCTCATCAAAAGCTTCACGCTGTGGGAGTTCGTCAAGGCGCATTGGCTGACCTTGAAATACTTCTTCAAGCCGAAGGCGACGATCAACTATCCCTTCGAGAAGAACCCGCTCAGCCCGCGTTTCCGCGGTGAGCATGCGCTGCGTCGCTATCCGAACGGCGAGGAACGCTGCATCGCGTGCAAGCTGTGCGAAGCGGTGTGTCCGGCGCAGGCGATCACGATCGAGGCAGAACCGCGCGACGACGGCTCGCGCCGCACGACGCGCTACGACATCGACATGACGAAGTGCATCTATTGCGGCTTCTGTCAGGAAGCCTGCCCGGTCGATGCGATCGTCGAGGGCCCGAACTTCGAATTCGCGACCGAAACGCGCGAGGAACTGCTCTATGACAAGGCCAAGCTGCTCGCCAATGGCGATAAATGGGAACGCGCGATCGCGGCGAATCTTGCCGCCGACGCGCCCTGGCGATAAGGGCGCGCGCACATGATCCAGCTCATCGCCTTCTATCTTTTTGCGACCATCGTCATCGCCTCGGCGGCGATGGTGATTTTCGCGCGCAACCCGGTCCACAGCGTCATGTGGCTGATCCTCGCCTTCTTCAACGCGGCGGGACTGATGCTGCTCGCTGGCGCCGAATTCATCGCGATGCTGCTCGTCATCGTCTATGTCGGCGCGGTCGCGGTGCTGTTCCTGTTCGTCGTGATGATGCTCAACATCGATTTCGCCGAGCTGCGTGCCGGCTTCGTGCGCTATATGCCGCTTGGTGCGCTGGTCGCGATTATCCTTGCGGCAGAGTTGATCTTCGCAATCGGCGCGTGGAGCGCGGGCGGGGTCAATCTCGCGGCGCGCGCTGCGCCTGCAGCGACCGACACCAGCAATATCCAGCAGATCGGCGAGCTGCTCTACACGCGCTATATCTTCCTGTTCGAGGCAGCGGGCATCGTCCTCCTCGTCGCGATGATCGGCGCGATCGTGCTGACGCATCGCCAGCGCGGCGGTGTGCGCATCCAGAATATTTCGAAGCAGAACCAGCGCCGTCCCGAGGACGCGACGCGCCTGGTCGATCCGGGCGTCGGGCAGGGGATGGAACTGTGATTTCGGTCGGCCATTATCTCGCCGTTTCGGCGGTTCTTTTCACGCTCGGCGTGCTCGGCATCTTCATCAACCGCAAGAATATCATCGTCATCCTGATGGCGATCGAGCTCATCCTGCTGGCGGTGAACATCAACCTTGTCGCGTTCAGCGCGGCGCTGAACGACCTTGTCGGGCAGGTCTTCTCGATGTTCGTGCTGACCGTTGCTGCGGGCGAAGCCGCGATCGGTCTTGCCATTCTCGTTATCTATTTCCGCGGCCGCGGCACGATTGCCGTCGACGATGCCAACCGGATGAAGGGGTAAGCCGGTGATCCAGGCGATCGTTTTCCTGCCGCTCCTCGCGGCGCTCGTTGCAGGCCTCGGCCAGCGCTTCATCGGCAAGGTGCCGGCGAAGATCGTGACCACCGGCGCGCTGTTCCTGAGCTGTGCGCTCAGCTGGCCGATCTTCCTGTCGTTCGTCGCGGGCAGCGGCGAAGCGACGGTGACGCCGGTGCTGCACTGGGTCTCGTCGGGCGCGCTCCAGTTCAACTGGGAGCTGCGCGTCGATACGCTGACCGCCGTCATGCTCGTCGTGATCACGACGGTGTCGGCGCTCGTCCACCTCTACAGCTGGGGCTATATGGACGAGGATCCGGACCAGCCGCGCTTCTTCGCCTATCTGTCGCTCTTCACCTTCGCGATGCTGATGCTCGTGACCGCGAACAATCTGGTCCAGATGTTCTTCGGCTGGGAAGGCGTCGGCCTCGCATCCTATCTGCTCATCGGTTTCTGGTACAAGAAGCCGAGTGCCAATGCCGCAGCGATCAAGGCGTTCGTCGTCAACCGCGTCGGCGACCTTGGCTTCATGCTCGGCATCTTCGGTACCTTTCTGGTGTTCGGTACCGTTTCGATCCCCGAAATTCTGGCCGCCGCGCCGGGAATGGCGGGCAGCACGATCACCTTCATGGGTACGCGCTTCGATACGATGACGATCCTCTGCCTGCTGCTGTTCATCGGCGCGATGGGCAAGTCGGCGCAGCTCGGTCTGCACACCTGGCTTCCCGACGCGATGGAAGGCCCGACCCCCGTGTCGGCGCTGATCCACGCCGCAACGATGGTGACCGCGGGCGTCTTCATGGTGTGCCGCCTGTCGCCGATGTTCGAGACCGCGCCGGTGGCGCAGGGTGTCGTGATGTTCGTCGGCGCCGCGACCTGCTTCTTCGCGGCGACCGTCGCGACGACGCAGTGGGACATCAAGCGCGTCATCGCCTATTCGACCTGTTCGCAGCTCGGTTACATGTTCTTTGCGGCAGGGGCCGGCGCCTATGGCGCGGCGATGTTCCACCTCTTCACGCACGCCTTCTTCAAGGCGCTGCTGTTCCTCGGTGCCGGTTCGGTCATCCACGCGATGCACCACGAACAGGACATGCGCTATTACGGCGCGCTGCGTAAGCAGATCCCGCTCACCTATTGGGCAATGATGCTCGGCACGCTGGCGATCACCGGCGTCGGCATCGCAGGCGTCGCGGGTTTTGCCGGCTTCTATTCGAAGGACGGCATCCTCGAGGCGGCCTTTGCAAGCGGCGGCGGCGGTGTCATCGCATTCTGGGTCGGCATCTTCGTTGCCTTCCTTACCAGCTTCTATTCGTGGCGCCTCGTCTTCCTGACTTTCTATGGCAAGGCGCGCTGGGACCAGAGCGAGCATATCCAGCACGCGGTGCACGACGACCATGGCCACGGCCATGACGATCATGCGCACGATCACCACCATGATGCGCATGGCGATGGCACTGCGGGCTATCATCCGCACGAAAGCCCGCTGTCGATGCTCATTCCGCTGATCGTGCTGTCGATCGGCGCGGTCTTCGCCGGCTTCGCTTTCCACCACCAGTTCATCTACCCCGAAGAGGGCATGGCGTTCTGGAAGGGCAGCCTCGCGTTCGACGAACACCTGATGCACGCCGCGCACGAGGTGCCGCTGTGGGTCAAGTGGATGCCGTTCACGGTCATGGCATTCGGCCTGTTCCTCGCGTGGAACAGCTATATCCGCAACACGACGCTGCCGGCGCGGTTCGTGGCGCAGTTCAGGCTGCTCCACCAGTTCCTGTACAACAAATGGTATTTCGACGAGCTCTACAACTTCCTCTTCGTGAAGCCGGCCTTCGCGATCGGCCGCTTCTTCTGGAAGCGCGGGGATGAAGGCACCATCGACCGCTTCGGTCCCGATGGCGCTGCGGCGCTCGTCGCTGGAGGGACCCGTCTCGCGGTCCGGCTGCAATCGGGTTATGTTTATGGATATGCGTTCGTGATGCTGCTGGGTCTTGTCGGCCTCGCCAGCTGGGCCATGGTGAAGTTCCTGTGAGCGGTCTTCCCATCCTTTCGCTGATGCTGGCGGTCCCCGCGGCCGCCGCCATCGCCTGTGTCTTCGCCGGCGACCGGGGCGCACGCTTCATCGCCCTCGGTGCGACGCTCGTGAACTTCGTGCTCGGCATCGTGATGTGGGCGCGGTTCGATATCGGGGGTGCGCAGTGGCAGTTCCAGGAACTGCATGAGGGGCTGTTCGGCCGCTTCAACTATGCCCTCGGTGTCGACGGCATGGCGCTGATGCTGATCATGCTCAGCGTTTTCCTGATGCCGCTCTGTATCCTCGCGAGCTGGGAAGCGATCACGAAGCGCGTCGGGCTGTACATGGCGATGTTCCTGATCATGGAAGTCGTCATGATCGGCGTCTTTGCGGCGCAGGATCTGCTGCTGTTCTATGTGTTCTTCGAGGCCGGCCTGATCCCGATGTATTTCATCATCGGCATCTGGGGCGGCGCGAACCGCATCTATGCGGCGTTCAAATTCTTCCTCTATACGCTGCTCGGCTCGGTGCTGATGCTGATCGCGATGATCGCGATGATCCAGGAAGCCGGCACGACCGACATCCCGACGCTGCTCGTCTATAATTTCCCGCCGGAAATGCAGACGTGGCTGTGGCTTGCCTTCTTTGCCAGCCTGGCGGTCAAGATGCCGATGTGGCCCGTTCACACCTGGCTTCCCGACGCGCACGTGCAGGCGCCGACCGCGGGTTCGATGATCCTTGCCGGCGTGCTGCTGAAGATGGGTTCGTACGGTTTCATCCGTTTCATGATGCCCATGTTCCCCGAGGCATCGGCGCAGTTCATGTGGGTCGTATTTGCGCTGTCGATGATCGCGGTGGTCTACACCAGCCTCGTCGCGCTGGTGCAAAGCGACATGAAAAAGCTGATCGCCTATTCCTCGGTCGCGCACATGGCGATCGTTACCGCGGGCCTCTATGCGCTGAACCAGCAGGGGATCGAGGGTGCGCTGATCATCATGCTCAGCCATGGCGTCGTCTCGGCCGCGCTCTTCTTCTGCGTCGGCGTGATCTACGATCGGCTCCACACGCGCGAGATCGACCGTTACGGCGGGCTTGCCGTGAACATGCCGGCCTATGCGCTGTTCTTCATGCTGTTCACCATGGCGTCGATCGGCCTGCCCGGGACCAGCGGTTTCGTGGGCGAGTTCCTGAGCCTTGCCGGCATTTACGAAGCGTCGAGCACGGTCGCCTTCGTCTGCACCACCGGCATCATTCTCGGCGCTGCATACATGCTCTATCTCTACCGCCGCGTCGTGTTCGGCGAACTGACCAAGGACGATGTGAAGGCCATGCCCGATCTCAACCCGCGCGAATGGGCGATCCTCGCTCCGCTCGCCGCTGTGGCGCTGTGGATGGGTGTCTATCCCGAAAGCTTCCTCGCGCCGATGCGCGGCGACGTGACGACGGTCGTGGCGCGCCTTGCCCCTGCGAAGCCGGCGGGCGACGCGCATCTCGCTGCAGGCAAGCCCAAACCGGCTGCCGCCGGACATGGTGCTCCCGCCCACGGATCGAGCCATGCGGGAGGCGTCCAATGACCGCCGATCTCGCTCTCATCTGGCCCGAACTGATCCTGACGATCGGCGGGCTGATCACGCTGATGCTGGGGACCTTTTCCGGCGATCGCCAGGTCGGCCTCTATCAGGTCGCCGCGCTGGTCACGCTCGCCGCGGCCGCAGCGGCGGTGGTGGCGACCTTCGGAACCGAGGCGACCGTTTTCTCCGGCACGCTGTCGGTCGACACGTTCGGCGGGTTCGCCAAGCTGCTGATCTATGCGGCGAGCTTCATGTGCATCCTGATCGCTCCGCGCTTCTTCAGGGATGGCATGCGGGCCGAATATCCGGTGCTGATCCTGTTCGCCGCGCTCGGCATGGGGATCATGGCCTCGTCGCGCGACCTGATGACGCTGTATGTCGGGCTCGAGCTCAACAGCCTTGCGGCCTATGTGCTCGCCAGCTTCATGCGCACCGACGACCGGTCGAGCGAAGCCGGGCTCAAATATTTCGTCCTCGGCGCGCTTGCCTCGGGCATCCTG
Coding sequences within:
- the nuoK gene encoding NADH-quinone oxidoreductase subunit NuoK; protein product: MISVGHYLAVSAVLFTLGVLGIFINRKNIIVILMAIELILLAVNINLVAFSAALNDLVGQVFSMFVLTVAAGEAAIGLAILVIYFRGRGTIAVDDANRMKG
- a CDS encoding NADH-quinone oxidoreductase subunit M, translating into MSGLPILSLMLAVPAAAAIACVFAGDRGARFIALGATLVNFVLGIVMWARFDIGGAQWQFQELHEGLFGRFNYALGVDGMALMLIMLSVFLMPLCILASWEAITKRVGLYMAMFLIMEVVMIGVFAAQDLLLFYVFFEAGLIPMYFIIGIWGGANRIYAAFKFFLYTLLGSVLMLIAMIAMIQEAGTTDIPTLLVYNFPPEMQTWLWLAFFASLAVKMPMWPVHTWLPDAHVQAPTAGSMILAGVLLKMGSYGFIRFMMPMFPEASAQFMWVVFALSMIAVVYTSLVALVQSDMKKLIAYSSVAHMAIVTAGLYALNQQGIEGALIIMLSHGVVSAALFFCVGVIYDRLHTREIDRYGGLAVNMPAYALFFMLFTMASIGLPGTSGFVGEFLSLAGIYEASSTVAFVCTTGIILGAAYMLYLYRRVVFGELTKDDVKAMPDLNPREWAILAPLAAVALWMGVYPESFLAPMRGDVTTVVARLAPAKPAGDAHLAAGKPKPAAAGHGAPAHGSSHAGGVQ
- a CDS encoding NADH-quinone oxidoreductase subunit J, with the protein product MIQLIAFYLFATIVIASAAMVIFARNPVHSVMWLILAFFNAAGLMLLAGAEFIAMLLVIVYVGAVAVLFLFVVMMLNIDFAELRAGFVRYMPLGALVAIILAAELIFAIGAWSAGGVNLAARAAPAATDTSNIQQIGELLYTRYIFLFEAAGIVLLVAMIGAIVLTHRQRGGVRIQNISKQNQRRPEDATRLVDPGVGQGMEL
- the nuoI gene encoding NADH-quinone oxidoreductase subunit NuoI, giving the protein MNVAHLIKSFTLWEFVKAHWLTLKYFFKPKATINYPFEKNPLSPRFRGEHALRRYPNGEERCIACKLCEAVCPAQAITIEAEPRDDGSRRTTRYDIDMTKCIYCGFCQEACPVDAIVEGPNFEFATETREELLYDKAKLLANGDKWERAIAANLAADAPWR
- the nuoL gene encoding NADH-quinone oxidoreductase subunit L — encoded protein: MIQAIVFLPLLAALVAGLGQRFIGKVPAKIVTTGALFLSCALSWPIFLSFVAGSGEATVTPVLHWVSSGALQFNWELRVDTLTAVMLVVITTVSALVHLYSWGYMDEDPDQPRFFAYLSLFTFAMLMLVTANNLVQMFFGWEGVGLASYLLIGFWYKKPSANAAAIKAFVVNRVGDLGFMLGIFGTFLVFGTVSIPEILAAAPGMAGSTITFMGTRFDTMTILCLLLFIGAMGKSAQLGLHTWLPDAMEGPTPVSALIHAATMVTAGVFMVCRLSPMFETAPVAQGVVMFVGAATCFFAATVATTQWDIKRVIAYSTCSQLGYMFFAAGAGAYGAAMFHLFTHAFFKALLFLGAGSVIHAMHHEQDMRYYGALRKQIPLTYWAMMLGTLAITGVGIAGVAGFAGFYSKDGILEAAFASGGGGVIAFWVGIFVAFLTSFYSWRLVFLTFYGKARWDQSEHIQHAVHDDHGHGHDDHAHDHHHDAHGDGTAGYHPHESPLSMLIPLIVLSIGAVFAGFAFHHQFIYPEEGMAFWKGSLAFDEHLMHAAHEVPLWVKWMPFTVMAFGLFLAWNSYIRNTTLPARFVAQFRLLHQFLYNKWYFDELYNFLFVKPAFAIGRFFWKRGDEGTIDRFGPDGAAALVAGGTRLAVRLQSGYVYGYAFVMLLGLVGLASWAMVKFL